In the genome of Sebastes umbrosus isolate fSebUmb1 chromosome 14, fSebUmb1.pri, whole genome shotgun sequence, one region contains:
- the grap2a gene encoding GRB2-related adapter protein 2a, translated as MEARGKYDFAATADDELSFRKGDTLKILSPQDEWYKAELDGKEGFVPQNYIEMQTPRWFQENASRSAAEEVLRHKGLGDFLIRGCQSSPGDFSISVKHESDIQHFKVMKDNKGQYFLWSEKFTSLNKLVNFYKSTSISKTREIYLNDGSSDSKSPSVVQAVKRGSLPEQRSAAAAVAPSPRRSSDQPHNQLAKKVGLEERAHTIGHTGRNSPVPAANPPRRTSDTMPLPQRASTLQVKALYAFTAEEADELGFGSGDIIEVLDRSDASWWRGRLRGKSGLFPANYTIQL; from the exons ATGGAGGCCAGAGGAAAGTATGATTTTGCTGCGACAGCAGACGACGAGCTCAGCTTCAGAAAGGGCGATACACTGAAG ATTTTAAGCCCACAAGACGAGTGGTATAAAGCAGAGTTGGACGGAAAGGAAGGATTCGTACCACAAAACTACATCGAGATGCAGACTCCGAG gtggtTTCAGGAGAACGCCAGTCGCAGCGCTGCAGAGGAAGTCCTCCGGCACAAAGGTTTGGGAGACTTTTTGATCCGAGGATGCCAGAGCTCCCCGGGAGACTTCTCCATCTCTGTCAA ACACGAGAGTGACATTCAGCACTTCAAAGTGATGAAAGACAACAAGGGCCAGTACTTCCTGTGGTCTGAGAAGTTCACCTCCCTAAACAAGCTGGTGAACTTTTATAAGTCTACCTCCATCTCTAAAACCAGGGAGATCTACCTCAACGACGGCAGCTCTGACAGTAAGAGCCCCTCCGTGGTCCAGGCG GTGAAGAGGGGAAGTTTGCCTGAACAACGAAGCGCCGCTGCAGCCGTAGCTCCTTCACCGCGCAGATCTTCAGACCAGCCACACAACCAGCTG GCTAAGAAAGTGGGTCTGGAGGAGCGAGCTCACACCATCGGTCACACAGGAAGAAACAGCCCCGTCCCAGCTGCTAATCCTCCCCGTCGTACATCGGACACCATGCCTCTCCCTCAG AGGGCATCCACGCTGCAGGTGAAGGCGCTGTACGCCTTCACCGCAGAAGAAGCCGACGAACTCGGTTTCGGCTCCGGTGACATCATTGAGGTGTTGGATCGCTCTGACGCGTCGTGGTGGAGAGGGAGGCTGCGGGGGAAAAGCGGGCTGTTTCCTGCTAACTACACAATACAGCTGTGA
- the fam83fa gene encoding protein FAM83F: protein MAMSQLECLDEGHVNEKIPESRPDFYYSEEQRAALEQLLRNGDGAFKMRLKEDNIKDFLCAREVGMIRDTFRECDTDSDSESGEQEKSKGSSSADSGVHSTYWPQMSDTEVPTLDIGWPGSSGVYKGVTRVSVFSHPPKEPGPHIKEVVRRLIQEAHKVVAIVMDLLTDLQILQDLLDASSRRGVAVYALLDARGVPHFLDMCTRLQINAVHLRNLRVRTVGGSGLALSFGKLPGSLCSKYMLVDGEKVMFGSYSFTWCSSRMDRNTITVMSGQIVDSFDNDFRELYAVSEEVDLYREFNITKPPIATPIRKPKVENIQPLPVSTSRFQVSAGDCRQVPAHKYHNPKYSLVFGNSTGLTGSLQDLSTHNNSLVGGLNQRSGLQNNILHAGRTGKDKVDRVPPQSPGLPAEEEDDDGKGDVKKNQVFGAKKQRSSFKHFLKGRGANQSTETIEEGVVTPQKPSPTYKVSETNGVAGIELEDSFEIIEKPGLLKSIIKKPSKVIQRSMSLQTLNTGDDDGSKSRRRQKKNCIQS, encoded by the exons ATGGCGATGTCTCAGTTAGAGTGCCTGGACGAGGGGCACGTTAACGAGAAGATCCCGGAGAGCAGACCGGACTTCTACTACAGCGAGGAGCAGCGGGCGGCTCTGGAGCAGCTCCTGAGGAACGGAGACGGAGCCTTCAAGATGCGCCTCAAGGAGGACAACATCAAGGACTTCCTCTGCGCCCGGGAGGTCGGGATGATCCGGGACACGTTCCGGGAGTGCGACACGGACAGCGACTCCGAGTCCGGAGAGCAGGAGAAGAGTAAAGGCTCCTCTAGTGCGGACTCCGGAGTCCACTCCACGTACTGGCCCCAGATGTCCGACACGGAGGTCCCGACTCTGGACATCGGCTGGCCGGGCAGCAGCGGGGTCTACAAGGGGGTGACCCGGGTCTCCGTGTTCTCACATCCTCCCAAAGAGCCAGGGCCACACATCAAGGAGGTGGTGAGGAGGCTCATACAGGAGGCACACAAG GTGGTGGCCATCGTCATGGACCTCCTGACTGACCTGCAGATCCTCCAGGACCTGCTGGATGCCTCGTCGCGGCGCGGCGTGGCTGTCTACGCTTTGCTGGACGCCAGGGGCGTGCCCCACTTCCTGGATATGTGCACTCGGCTGCAGATTAATGCAGTGCATCTGCGG AATCTGCGTGTGCGGACGGTGGGAGGTTCAGGGCTGGCCCTGTCGTTTGGAAAGCTGCCCGGGTCCCTGTGCTCTAAATACATGCTGGTGGATGGAGAGAAAGTCATGTTTGGGTCGTACAG cTTCACCTGGTGTTCCTCTCGGATGGACAGGAACACGATCACCGTGATGTCGGGACAGATCGTGGACTCCTTCGACAATGACTTCAGGGAATTGTACGCCGTGTCTGAAGAGGTGGACCTCTACAGGGAGTTCAACATCACCAAGCCGCCTATTGCTACGCCCATCAGGAAGCCAAAGGTGGAGAATATCCAGCCTCTGCCCGTCTCCACATCTCGCTTTCAAGTATCTGCCGGGGACTGTAGACAGGTACCTGCACATAAATACCACAATCCTAAGTACTCTTTAGTTTTTGGGAACAGTACAGGCCTCACAGGTTCCCTACAAGACCTGTCGACCCACAACAACTCGCTGGTTGGCGGGCTGAACCAAAGGAGCGGCCTACAGAACAACATCCTTCATGCCGGCAGGACCGGCAAGGACAAGGTGGACCGAGTCCCCCCTCAGAGTCCTGGTTTACccgcagaggaggaggatgatgatggaaAGGGAGACGTGAAGAAGAACCAGGTCTTTGGAGCGAAAAAACAACGCAGCTCGTTCAAGCACTTCCTGAAAGGCAGaggagccaatcagagcacagAGACTATAGAGGAAGGCGTGGTCACTCCTCAGAAACCCTCCCCCACCTATAAGGTGTCAGAGACCAATGGCGTCGCAGGAATTGAGTTGGAGGACTCGTTTGAGATCATTGAGAAACCAGGTCTACTGAAATCCATAATCAAGAAGCCCTCAAAGGTCATTCAGAGAAGTATGTCTCTGCAGACCTTAAACACCGGAGACGACGACG GATCCAAAAGCCGGCGGCGTCAAAAGAAGAACTGCATCCAGTCATGA